The Coccinella septempunctata chromosome 9, icCocSept1.1, whole genome shotgun sequence genomic interval TCATGAGAGTCTCTCTAAAAGACAACATATCCACCACTTTATCATCTGCAAAAATAACAACATCCGATTTACTGTTGCAGGACGCTGGAAATGAATCTTGAGACCTACACTCATACCGGAACCAGACAATTTGaggataataataaaaaaaacgttTGAAACGTAGTGATAAATCACAAATGTCCATTTTGAACAAATATCTAATCTAAGTGGGTTGTAGCTTTTACAATTTGATTTCTGCATTATATTCTTTGGTGTTTCTGTGCAGTGGAATTGTCGAAATGCTCTGGATGGCATCAATTACTTCGCTACTGCGTGCTACaaatgtttttcaaatttgtataTAGATGTATTCAAAGTATATATATTTTGCTAAGGTAAGATTGAAAACAGTTTTTACTATTATTTAAAAATGTGATATATCCATGATGATTTTGTGTAATAATCAATATATAAGATGAAAAGGCGATCCAACTTTTATCCTTTACACACGATTCCACAATTCCAAAGTAGAGATTCATTTTGTTTCTTTTCCTTGAGTTTCATTGGAAATTAACGTTTCCAATGGAAGAGAAATGAAACTAACAAAAGtttttgaacaacgaaaatatcaATCCAGTATGAAGATGGAAGGTAATACGGGAAAAGTTAAATCAGTgttcaaaaatgtttttcttttgactTACTGATGTGAAAGTTCGGAATCAACTGGGTCAAATCGAACAGTTGGTACTGGTTGCTGAGTTCCTTCTTTTTGGAATAGGCCTCTTTGAAAGCCGTTATGTTGTCGACATCGGTCAAAAGTTGCATAAGAACATGTTTTGCTGCCCCTTGTATCACTTCCTGTGGCTCCATTTCTGGGAAGTCCCTAACCTCTACATCTTCTTCAGGAACGTAGAACTCTTGATCCTTCAGATACCGTAACACCTGTTCGTGATAATCGATCAATTGTTCGTTCTCTTCGTCTTCATCAACATTCTCCAGATACTTTTCGATTGCGTCTTGTTGTTCTTCCACTTCGTCAACTGTTGTTAATAGATCCTCCATCACGTTTTCGATTTCGCGTTCGTCATTATTTTCTTGAACGTTTGTCGcagacattttttttaaatcggcGTTTTGGTCAGTTTGAAAAATATCGACTTTGATTTAACGCCAATTATGACAGTTTCCAGGAAATTTCCTAATTGTTTTTTCGGGATTTCAAGGATGCGGAAAAACCAGagagaaaattttaaaatttattttacgAAATAAGCGATCACGTGTACaaagaataaaatttcaaataacatATACGGGTAATAAATAACATTAAACTAGATCATTTTTCCATCGAATTATTCACAGGTCAATACAATAGTCGGATAAAAATTCTAACAAATAGGTGAACTCGCTGGATTTGCTTCGTTCCTTGTATGCGTCAAcgaatttcttgaaaaataaagtCACGACTTTCAAGATGTCACCGTCTAACTCGTTCTTGAACAATCCCATGCACTGGTATTCGAAATATTGGCACGTTATGAGGTTTTCCATTATGAGGTCCACGCAAATCTTCGCTTTAACGCTCAGAGATTCCTCAACTTTACCGTACTTTTTgataactttgaaatttttcaagctGATCAAACCTTCGAACAGCTCGTTCGATTTGTCCACGTTCAGTTTCcatattttcaagaaatattcTTTTGTGGCCAGAAACGTCGATGGTTGACATGAAACTGAAACGTCAAATATATATAAGTCAACTGTCAATTAGGATTGTAGGTTAGGTATTTTATGACAGTGACGACATAATTCTTACCCATGAGCATCATCAAATCGATGAGTTGGGAACAGAGCATTACAATGACCATTTCATTGAGATCGCACCGTGCTGTTACAGTCTTATGAACATCACTCAGGATTTCGATTACTTTTTCCTTTGGAATTCCTTTCGGATTGGTTAACAGACATGCCGTTATGTACTGAAATTATTGCAAGTGATGAAATAGTCTTAGAAGTTTTGCTTTTATTAGAATTTCACAATTGATAAACGTTCAAACTCAGCTCAGAGCTCGATTAAATAAATAGACAgaagtttgatatttttttcagctttattcatgagaaaaatattttatgcGGCTATACATACCCTTATCTCATTGAGGGTATGTGGTCCAGTTTCTGCGCTTTGGTCATGTATAATATCATTACCGCTAGGTGGTAAAGCATAGGATGGCTTTGTTTTTCCTATATTATTAGCAGATTCCACGAGATTCCTGATTTCTGCTCTTACTTCCTTCATCAAAAGGCCTGTAATTCATTTTAAAGACACCAATTAGTAATTTAGTTCTTCAGAAAGTGATTAGATCATCTTCTGTATCCCGAAATCAATTCATCAAAACAAAATCAAGATAATATTTGCCCTCTGACTTTTTTTCTCTTTCTCTTAGAATGGGGCCATgtgaaaatcactgaatttggtacAAAGGAGTTTATGATGAGCGAAACCTCATAATTTTACCTATTTGGGCAATGCGATGAACACTTTTTACTAGGCCACATTAACCCCATAAatgaattccttgaaaattgttgaatCCATCTTAAAGCCTGTTTAACTGAAAAACTTTCTTCTCTCATGCAATTTTTCCATGAAACGcaagatttttgagaaaaatctagAAATTCGATTGAACTAATTTCGAGGTTTTTATGGAATTCTACActttcagattttcataaaaaatctcgggtttcatgaaaaaatcagAATAATTTTCAGCTTAATAGTTCGGGAACGGCACGGACATGGGCGTAACATTCGACTGGGCATCAGCGATTGGAAATGATCAATGACGTATCGTTTTCGCATCTTTCGAGGTTTTTTTCCGATTAAAATGGATTTTATAGCATCTTCTCACGAGGGAACGTCAAAGTTAGTTTCTTTTTAATCGGCTATACTGAATTtaagtattttttcaatttttcgaaaaagtgcatctaccaataaaaaaatttctaagtACAAACCTATAACGATATGTGTGGATGCCCACTGTTGCACTTTCTCCTGGCACATCCGTTCTCCTGCGGAAACACAAATATTCTGCATTTGGGGCAAGTAGTCCATTGGCAACAACGCTATGATCGAAGTCCTGATTCTACtctcaataattttattcacttcTTTGTCACATAAAGTCCTCAAAACACTCATATTTTCTTCTGCTAATCTTGTACCTCTACTTTGCAATTCAGCCTAAAAAAAAATCGACATACATAAAGAGATGTTAATTTCACAttggaaaacaaaaatattacgagaaataaaatgaaaatttacctCATTCGTTCTTGATTCCAAAAAACATTCGTTCAGTTTCGTCTTCAACTGTCCGATGAAGTCTTTTTTATACTCGGGAACAACAGTGTAACACAGGTGCTTAACGCAGGTCGATGCAACTCTCTCAGCCACAAAATCAACTGTTTTCTTCAGAGAACTTGGATGGCCATTGAAGAATGTCTCTTCGAGTTGCACCTGTGATTTCTTGAGATTAGCTTTCAATTTTTCACCGCTTGGAATAGAGCTTACCTCAATTTTCTTCTTGATTGATTCTTTAGCGGATTCTACTTTACTCAAAGGGGTTATATGTCGAGATGTTATACGATCTTTGACAGTGGTCTCGTTGGCGACCAATTTTCTGAATTCTTCAAGAAAAGGGCaaaaaatatacaatatatTGTTGTCGACAATGCTAAGTCGGTCAAGACCGATACATCTTTGAACTTTTGACCTgttatcattcaatttttcgaagaaaatgtGTTGAGGGAAGTTATTCAGCTCGAAAAACCATCCTAAGGAGAATTTAATCAACAGGGAATTATAGAAAGGGAGACTTGCATCGTTCCGGACAAAACTTCTGTACAAATTGATCATACTGTGGATGACTTCAGTGTAATATTTCGTTCTTAAAGTAACCGTATCCAACATGGAGAGATATTCACAGAGCCAAGGGACCAGAAGGGTGAGACTTCCCGAACATATTGAATCTTCAAGCAGTTTTTGTATGTTCAAGTTCGGATTTACCTGGAACGCAGTATTTGTCAGATATTTCGTAATCGTGGGTTCAGCGAGAAATTACCTGATTGCGAATCTTGATTTGGAATGTCATCAGTTCTAATGAATAAGTATTATCATTTTTGTAAGGCATCGATTCGATATAACCCAAAAATTTCGCCAACGTCTTCAACGATTTCAGGCACGACACAAAAGCCTTTTTTGTGTCGAACTCTGTTTCGCtctctgaaaaattgaaatatttttagattGTTACCCATGTTTGCCATCTTTTGAAGAATCAAGCAGTTAATAAGTTCAATCTACCGTCTGATCCAGTGTCCAAGATATCGAAAGTTGTCCCATTCAATTCTAcaatttcagaaatgaaaacgTTGCACAAGTGTCTCAAAAAGATTGGATTGTTCGATGATACAATGAAACTTCTGAAAAATTCTTGATACCCGCAGAAATCCGGAGCGCTGTTGATTCCGTTAGTGGTTTTTTTCATCAGTCTGTTCTTTAACCTGTCGATTTTGGCTTTGTCCAAGTTGGAAAAAGATGAAAGCAGGTCAGAATTTTTGTCGCTGCTTGACCCCTGGAAGTTCAAAATCAGAATTTCAACAGAGAATCTTTCGAATATAACAAagctatattgaaaaaattgttattacCTTATTGCTGGATGCATTCAGCAATTGTTCCATAAAAAGCCTAGAGAGcctcataaaattcacagagTCATTGTGGTAAGCGACAAGACTTCTCACCTTCTTCCCCAGAGATAAATCAAAGTCCCAGTGAGGTTGCATGTGATTACTCTCCCataatctcaaaatttcataaaacatATCTCTCTGTTTTTTAAAACCTTGGAAAGATCCATCTGATGGGAAATTGCTTTGGTTATCTGTCTCCAAAACGAAGCATATATTGTTTTTTCCATTAGAACTGTACAAATTCAAGTTacattctgctttttcctctgTTAGTGCCTCAAGTTTTTCGATCAACTGCGGTGAGTATGTTTTGATGCCTTCATTTTCACATAAGTATCTCAATGTGTTTTTATCTAGAGATTTCAGTAAATAAAACACTCTTTCTAACACAAAAGAAGCAAAAAGAGTGATTCTGTCTGAATTATTAAAAATCACATCAAACTTAACACCTTCATAAGATATATCATCTTCATCACATTCTATATCACAGAAACTTTTGCTTGCAACTAaagttataataaaatacagctCTCCAGCCAAACTGAGAACTAAaccatttttcaataaaaactcATAAATAGTAGCTATCTTCTCGATTTCTTTTTTGTATCTAACATTTTTTggatttgtatttttttctttgttGATCTTCCTTCCAGGTTTTTCACTAGATAATTCACAAGCATCATCTTCTGTTCTCTTATTCCTAGAATGAGATAATTCCCGAACATTGTTGTCCATCCTCTTATTCTTAGAATAAGATATTTCCCTCGTCATGAAATCGCGGTTCACACTTTCTCGGGAAACTTCTTCTATATTATTTTGGAAATTGTAAGAATTTCCACTTTTGAGATCTATTGAGTTGAACCTACTATCATTCAAATTTGTCGGTTTGAGTTTCTTGAAAGTTTTATTATCCACTACGTCAGAGGTAGTGTTTGCTttcttattcgattttttcttcgaactattttttttgcTTTTAACAATGAAATCTCCCAAACAGAAAGAGGAACCATTTGAAGGTGTATTTCCTTGTATCGAGTTTGTGTGAATTGGAGAATAATTCTTATTTGAAGATGTATTTCCTTGTATTGAGTTTGTGTGAATTGGAGAATAATTCTTATCAAAACTTAGTGATTTATTATGTTTTGGAGTGCTTGTAGTGCAAGTCGAATTAAGTGTACTTTGCGAAGAGTGAGATGAGTTAATTGTTGTGTTGAGTTGTGCATGTGATCCATTGAATAGAGAACGATTTATTCTAGAATTATCACTGGAGTTATTTCGAATTTTAGATTTTGTAGGTAATTCTGATGATTGATCtctgaaattgaatgaaaaaatattcaagtttAATACATCAAGCCCAGTTTCAAGTTTTTTTACCTTGTAGAAAGCTCATGGAGTGAGTTGAGAAAATATGTAACAAAATCCTTCTGGGAACATAATTCACTCAATTCCTGGTACTTTGTgttctgaatgaaaaaagatATATTACTTTTGATCTAGTAATGAAATAGGTATAATAAACTCACCTCGATATGCAATTCTTCCAACCAC includes:
- the LOC123319984 gene encoding codanin-1 isoform X2 translates to MASILTKKVLSDEINVGDFLKWLEELHIENTKYQELSELCSQKDFVTYFLNSLHELSTRDQSSELPTKSKIRNNSSDNSRINRSLFNGSHAQLNTTINSSHSSQSTLNSTCTTSTPKHNKSLSFDKNYSPIHTNSIQGNTSSNKNYSPIHTNSIQGNTPSNGSSFCLGDFIVKSKKNSSKKKSNKKANTTSDVVDNKTFKKLKPTNLNDSRFNSIDLKSGNSYNFQNNIEEVSRESVNRDFMTREISYSKNKRMDNNVRELSHSRNKRTEDDACELSSEKPGRKINKEKNTNPKNVRYKKEIEKIATIYEFLLKNGLVLSLAGELYFIITLVASKSFCDIECDEDDISYEGVKFDVIFNNSDRITLFASFVLERVFYLLKSLDKNTLRYLCENEGIKTYSPQLIEKLEALTEEKAECNLNLYSSNGKNNICFVLETDNQSNFPSDGSFQGFKKQRDMFYEILRLWESNHMQPHWDFDLSLGKKVRSLVAYHNDSVNFMRLSRLFMEQLLNASSNKGSSSDKNSDLLSSFSNLDKAKIDRLKNRLMKKTTNGINSAPDFCGYQEFFRSFIVSSNNPIFLRHLCNVFISEIVELNGTTFDILDTGSDESETEFDTKKAFVSCLKSLKTLAKFLGYIESMPYKNDNTYSLELMTFQIKIRNQVNPNLNIQKLLEDSICSGSLTLLVPWLCEYLSMLDTVTLRTKYYTEVIHSMINLYRSFVRNDASLPFYNSLLIKFSLGWFFELNNFPQHIFFEKLNDNRSKVQRCIGLDRLSIVDNNILYIFCPFLEEFRKLVANETTVKDRITSRHITPLSKVESAKESIKKKIEVQLEETFFNGHPSSLKKTVDFVAERVASTCVKHLCYTVVPEYKKDFIGQLKTKLNECFLESRTNEAELQSRGTRLAEENMSVLRTLCDKEVNKIIESRIRTSIIALLPMDYLPQMQNICVSAGERMCQEKVQQWASTHIVIGLLMKEVRAEIRNLVESANNIGKTKPSYALPPSGNDIIHDQSAETGPHTLNEIRYITACLLTNPKGIPKEKVIEILSDVHKTVTARCDLNEMVIVMLCSQLIDLMMLMVSCQPSTFLATKEYFLKIWKLNVDKSNELFEGLISLKNFKVIKKYGKVEESLSVKAKICVDLIMENLITCQYFEYQCMGLFKNELDGDILKVVTLFFKKFVDAYKERSKSSEFTYLLEFLSDYCIDL
- the LOC123319984 gene encoding codanin-1 isoform X1, with product MASILTKKVLSDEINVGDFLKWLEELHIENTKYQELSELCSQKDFVTYFLNSLHELSTRDQSSELPTKSKIRNNSSDNSRINRSLFNGSHAQLNTTINSSHSSQSTLNSTCTTSTPKHNKSLSFDKNYSPIHTNSIQGNTSSNKNYSPIHTNSIQGNTPSNGSSFCLGDFIVKSKKNSSKKKSNKKANTTSDVVDNKTFKKLKPTNLNDSRFNSIDLKSGNSYNFQNNIEEVSRESVNRDFMTREISYSKNKRMDNNVRELSHSRNKRTEDDACELSSEKPGRKINKEKNTNPKNVRYKKEIEKIATIYEFLLKNGLVLSLAGELYFIITLVASKSFCDIECDEDDISYEGVKFDVIFNNSDRITLFASFVLERVFYLLKSLDKNTLRYLCENEGIKTYSPQLIEKLEALTEEKAECNLNLYSSNGKNNICFVLETDNQSNFPSDGSFQGFKKQRDMFYEILRLWESNHMQPHWDFDLSLGKKVRSLVAYHNDSVNFMRLSRLFMEQLLNASSNKGSSSDKNSDLLSSFSNLDKAKIDRLKNRLMKKTTNGINSAPDFCGYQEFFRSFIVSSNNPIFLRHLCNVFISEIVELNGTTFDILDTGSDESETEFDTKKAFVSCLKSLKTLAKFLGYIESMPYKNDNTYSLELMTFQIKIRNQVNPNLNIQKLLEDSICSGSLTLLVPWLCEYLSMLDTVTLRTKYYTEVIHSMINLYRSFVRNDASLPFYNSLLIKFSLGWFFELNNFPQHIFFEKLNDNRSKVQRCIGLDRLSIVDNNILYIFCPFLEEFRKLVANETTVKDRITSRHITPLSKVESAKESIKKKIEKSQVQLEETFFNGHPSSLKKTVDFVAERVASTCVKHLCYTVVPEYKKDFIGQLKTKLNECFLESRTNEAELQSRGTRLAEENMSVLRTLCDKEVNKIIESRIRTSIIALLPMDYLPQMQNICVSAGERMCQEKVQQWASTHIVIGLLMKEVRAEIRNLVESANNIGKTKPSYALPPSGNDIIHDQSAETGPHTLNEIRYITACLLTNPKGIPKEKVIEILSDVHKTVTARCDLNEMVIVMLCSQLIDLMMLMVSCQPSTFLATKEYFLKIWKLNVDKSNELFEGLISLKNFKVIKKYGKVEESLSVKAKICVDLIMENLITCQYFEYQCMGLFKNELDGDILKVVTLFFKKFVDAYKERSKSSEFTYLLEFLSDYCIDL